Proteins encoded in a region of the Shewanella polaris genome:
- a CDS encoding formate dehydrogenase subunit alpha, with amino-acid sequence MRLTRKTDTAVKAEKSSLGLNRRQFLKSASLAAGGIAAASMLGAGMMRRAEAKDVPYDAPTEIKRTICSHCSVGCGVYAEVQNGVWTGQEPAFDHPFNQGGHCAKGAALREHGHGEKRLKYPMKLEGGKWKRLSWEQAINEVGDKMESIRQESGPDSVYFMGSAKFSNEQAYMYRKLAAMWGTNNVDHSARICHSTTVAGVANTWGYGAQTNSFNDLRKTKCILFIGSNPSEAHPVAMQHILTAKERGAKIIVVDPRFTRTAAKSDEYVHIRPGTDIPYIYGLLWHIFENGWEDQTFIDQRVYGMERIQEEVKKYPPEEVEHIVGVKKEQMYRVAKMMAETKPGTVVWCMGGTQHHIGNANTRAYCILQLALGNMGVEGGGTNIFRGHDNVQGATDFGLLFDNLPGYYGLTSGAWDHWANVWDLEPKWVSERFDQGEYLGQSPQTSAGIPCSRWHDGVLEDKTKIAQKDNIRLGFFWGQSVNTETRGREVREALNKMDTVVVVDPFPTMAGVMHQRQDGVYLLPAATQFETYGSVSASNRSLQWRTQVIEPLFESLPDHIIMYKLAKKWGVADQFCKHIKVNGEEPLIEDITREFNSGMWTIGYTGQSPERLKMHQENWGTFDVNSLEAPGGPAKGETYGLPWPCWGTPEMKHPGTQILYRTGREVKDGGGNFRARYGVEHNGTNILAEGSFSKGSEIQDGYPEFTADMLKQLGWWDDLTAEEKVKAEGKNWKTDISGGIQRVAIKHGCIPYGNAKARCVVWNFPDDIPLHREPLYTPRRDLVAKYPTYEDRMVARLPTLYKTIQDKDFATDYPLAVTTGRLVEYEGGGEESRCNPWLAELQQEMFIEINPADAADRGLRDGDDVFVHSPEGAKITVKAMVTPRVIAGECFMPYHFAGVFEGESLAKNYPEGTVPYVIGEAANTVMTYGYDVVTQMQETKASLCQISKA; translated from the coding sequence ATCCGTTTAACCAAGGTGGACATTGTGCTAAAGGTGCTGCACTACGTGAACATGGTCACGGTGAAAAACGCTTAAAGTACCCAATGAAACTAGAAGGCGGTAAGTGGAAACGTCTATCTTGGGAACAAGCTATTAATGAAGTGGGCGACAAAATGGAGTCGATTCGTCAAGAATCAGGTCCAGATTCTGTTTACTTTATGGGTAGTGCTAAGTTTTCAAACGAACAAGCTTATATGTATCGCAAATTAGCGGCAATGTGGGGCACGAACAACGTCGACCACTCTGCTCGTATTTGTCACTCTACCACGGTAGCCGGTGTTGCTAACACTTGGGGCTACGGTGCGCAAACGAACTCGTTTAACGATCTTCGTAAAACAAAATGTATATTATTTATTGGTTCTAACCCAAGTGAAGCTCATCCAGTAGCGATGCAGCACATTCTGACGGCGAAAGAACGCGGTGCCAAAATCATCGTAGTCGATCCACGCTTTACTCGTACAGCAGCTAAGTCAGATGAATATGTCCATATTCGTCCAGGTACTGACATCCCATATATTTATGGCTTGTTATGGCACATTTTCGAAAACGGCTGGGAAGATCAAACTTTCATCGACCAACGTGTATACGGCATGGAACGTATCCAAGAAGAAGTGAAAAAATATCCTCCAGAAGAAGTCGAACACATTGTTGGTGTTAAAAAAGAGCAAATGTACCGTGTGGCTAAAATGATGGCCGAAACTAAGCCTGGCACTGTTGTGTGGTGTATGGGTGGTACTCAGCATCATATTGGTAATGCCAACACACGTGCTTACTGTATTTTGCAGCTTGCTCTTGGCAACATGGGTGTCGAAGGTGGCGGAACAAACATTTTCCGTGGTCACGATAACGTACAGGGTGCTACTGACTTTGGTTTGTTATTTGATAACTTACCGGGTTACTACGGTTTAACCTCTGGCGCATGGGACCATTGGGCTAATGTATGGGATCTTGAACCAAAGTGGGTTTCCGAGCGTTTTGACCAAGGTGAATACTTAGGTCAATCACCACAAACATCAGCGGGTATTCCTTGTTCACGCTGGCACGATGGTGTGTTAGAAGACAAAACCAAAATTGCCCAAAAAGACAATATTCGTCTAGGATTCTTCTGGGGTCAGTCTGTTAACACCGAAACTCGTGGTCGTGAAGTGCGTGAAGCACTAAACAAGATGGACACAGTGGTTGTTGTTGATCCATTCCCTACTATGGCTGGTGTAATGCATCAACGCCAAGATGGTGTGTATCTATTACCTGCGGCAACTCAGTTCGAAACTTATGGTTCAGTTTCAGCTTCTAACCGTTCGTTACAGTGGCGTACACAAGTTATCGAACCATTATTTGAGTCATTACCTGATCACATCATCATGTATAAACTGGCCAAAAAATGGGGCGTAGCTGACCAATTCTGTAAGCATATTAAAGTTAATGGTGAAGAGCCATTGATTGAAGATATCACTCGCGAGTTTAACTCAGGTATGTGGACTATTGGTTACACAGGTCAAAGCCCAGAGCGTTTGAAAATGCACCAAGAAAACTGGGGCACATTCGACGTTAACTCACTTGAAGCACCCGGCGGCCCAGCTAAAGGCGAAACCTATGGTTTACCTTGGCCATGTTGGGGCACCCCAGAAATGAAACATCCAGGTACGCAAATTTTGTATCGTACTGGACGTGAAGTTAAAGATGGTGGTGGTAACTTCCGTGCACGCTATGGTGTTGAACATAATGGTACTAACATTCTTGCTGAAGGTTCTTTCTCAAAAGGGTCTGAAATTCAAGATGGTTACCCAGAGTTTACCGCTGACATGCTTAAACAGCTTGGCTGGTGGGACGACCTAACAGCAGAAGAGAAAGTTAAAGCTGAAGGCAAAAACTGGAAAACAGATATTTCTGGCGGTATTCAACGTGTGGCTATCAAGCATGGTTGTATTCCTTACGGTAACGCTAAAGCGCGTTGTGTTGTTTGGAACTTCCCTGATGATATTCCATTACACCGCGAACCGTTATATACCCCTCGTCGTGACTTAGTGGCTAAATACCCAACTTATGAAGACCGTATGGTGGCTCGTCTACCAACACTTTATAAGACTATTCAAGACAAGGACTTTGCTACCGACTACCCATTAGCGGTAACAACCGGACGTTTGGTTGAATACGAAGGTGGTGGTGAAGAAAGCCGTTGTAACCCATGGCTTGCTGAATTACAGCAAGAAATGTTTATCGAGATCAACCCAGCAGATGCTGCAGATCGCGGTTTACGTGATGGTGATGACGTGTTTGTTCACAGTCCAGAAGGTGCCAAAATTACTGTTAAGGCGATGGTAACACCGCGTGTTATTGCGGGTGAATGTTTTATGCCATACCACTTTGCTGGTGTATTTGAAGGCGAGAGTTTAGCCAAAAACTACCCCGAAGGTACAGTGCCTTACGTGATTGGCGAAGCTGCCAATACTGTCATGACTTATGGTTATGACGTCGTAACGCAAATGCAAGAAACCAAAGCCAGCTTATGTCAGATAAGCAAAGCCTAA
- the fdh3B gene encoding formate dehydrogenase FDH3 subunit beta, whose protein sequence is MAVMKFLCDTKRCIECNGCVTACKNENDSALEWGIQRRRVVTLNDGVPGEASISVACMHCTDAPCMAVCPADCFYRTEDGIVLHNKDTCIGCGYCFYACPFGAPQFPKKTAFGSRGKMDKCTFCAGGPEEDHSEAERLKYGSNRIAEGKLPMCAELCSTKALLAGDAGIVSDIYRQRMAARGNPNTIWGYNPKTGELI, encoded by the coding sequence ATGGCAGTCATGAAATTTCTGTGTGACACCAAACGCTGCATCGAGTGTAACGGTTGCGTCACAGCTTGTAAAAACGAAAACGACTCTGCTTTAGAGTGGGGAATTCAACGTCGCCGCGTGGTGACACTTAACGACGGCGTTCCTGGAGAAGCGTCAATCTCAGTCGCATGTATGCATTGTACCGATGCACCATGTATGGCTGTATGCCCGGCCGATTGTTTCTACCGTACAGAAGACGGCATCGTACTCCACAACAAAGATACGTGTATCGGTTGTGGTTACTGTTTCTATGCTTGCCCATTTGGTGCACCGCAGTTCCCTAAAAAGACTGCATTTGGTAGCCGTGGCAAAATGGATAAATGTACGTTCTGTGCTGGTGGCCCAGAAGAAGATCATTCTGAAGCTGAGCGTCTAAAATATGGTTCAAACCGTATTGCAGAAGGCAAGTTACCAATGTGTGCTGAACTTTGTTCAACTAAAGCATTGTTGGCTGGTGATGCAGGCATAGTGTCTGACATTTATCGTCAGCGTATGGCAGCACGTGGTAATCCAAATACTATTTGGGGCTACAATCCTAAAACAGGCGAGTTGATCTAA
- a CDS encoding formate dehydrogenase subunit gamma, translating into MLTLTLNKSLRRIFALLVLCMGLGLVTSPVYAADEQSSQQQATSKTSDADLWRAVKAGEPGYSTDKGLDADVLINVAGNEGKILRNTYLKPALGLAFVGVFAAFLVFYFVNGPATLSKGFSGKLVFRWSKVDLWIHWIMAVSCLIMMLTGLVIMLGRHFLAPYVGDGIWAGTIAFCKFVHDWSSPIFMVSWLVCIIKWMPLQTVKLYDLKWFLVVGGYINFGPFKGKHPDSGFANAGEKMWFWSLAIFGLCISVSGIMLVFPMLDLTRELSMIALLVHGVSAVIIVAFTIVHIWMATVLSEGGMECMVSGYCDENWASQHHNLWYDEIKANGTLKYKE; encoded by the coding sequence ATGTTAACTTTAACGTTAAACAAATCACTGCGCAGGATATTTGCTCTGTTGGTTCTGTGTATGGGATTGGGGTTGGTTACATCGCCGGTGTATGCCGCTGATGAACAATCAAGCCAGCAACAAGCAACGTCAAAAACCAGTGATGCAGATCTCTGGCGCGCAGTAAAAGCTGGCGAACCTGGTTACAGTACAGACAAAGGCCTTGATGCTGATGTGCTGATTAATGTAGCGGGTAATGAAGGCAAAATATTGCGAAATACTTATCTAAAACCCGCACTTGGCTTAGCTTTTGTCGGTGTTTTTGCCGCCTTTTTAGTGTTTTACTTTGTGAATGGTCCAGCTACATTAAGTAAAGGCTTTTCGGGTAAATTGGTATTTCGTTGGAGCAAAGTTGATCTTTGGATACATTGGATTATGGCCGTATCGTGCCTAATCATGATGCTAACCGGTTTGGTCATTATGCTCGGGCGCCATTTCTTAGCTCCCTATGTCGGTGACGGTATTTGGGCGGGAACAATCGCGTTCTGCAAGTTTGTACATGACTGGTCTAGTCCCATTTTTATGGTGTCTTGGCTAGTCTGTATAATCAAGTGGATGCCATTACAAACCGTTAAGTTGTACGATTTAAAATGGTTTTTAGTGGTCGGTGGCTACATTAACTTTGGTCCGTTTAAAGGCAAACACCCAGACAGTGGTTTTGCTAATGCGGGTGAAAAAATGTGGTTCTGGAGCTTGGCCATTTTCGGTCTTTGCATCAGTGTATCTGGGATAATGTTAGTCTTCCCAATGCTCGATTTAACACGTGAGCTGTCAATGATCGCACTTCTTGTGCATGGTGTAAGCGCAGTGATTATCGTCGCGTTTACCATAGTGCATATATGGATGGCGACAGTACTCAGTGAAGGTGGTATGGAGTGTATGGTTTCTGGCTATTGTGACGAAAACTGGGCTTCGCAGCACCACAACTTGTGGTACGACGAAATCAAGGCCAATGGCACATTAAAATACAAAGAGTAA
- a CDS encoding polymorphic toxin-type HINT domain-containing protein — MLEIKYSIGELTTLMLVVEEHQFYLIAQEWIKAVDLKIGDKILACSDAIAKIENINKVDHSRHNHDLKISHNHNYFVTTSRPTFHDILCDRAPTDQLELIAYELANRPSKFPDGKSTGYHSGPWVAAKYVHSDPSKQVIGWGRANDNMCAEDAAVTDLRNKLADVIELHQGNVVISHAYLRKYTKKGRFVNKMSPCIHCRDNYGRALNDATEGVSDLTKNGRGYLPPIDK, encoded by the coding sequence ATGCTAGAGATTAAATATTCCATTGGTGAATTAACAACCTTGATGCTTGTGGTGGAAGAACATCAATTTTATCTCATTGCTCAAGAATGGATAAAGGCTGTCGATCTGAAGATTGGTGACAAAATACTGGCCTGTAGTGATGCTATCGCTAAAATAGAAAACATAAACAAAGTTGATCATTCACGCCATAATCACGATTTAAAAATAAGCCACAATCATAATTATTTTGTCACCACTAGCCGTCCTACATTTCATGACATCCTGTGTGACAGAGCCCCAACAGATCAGCTTGAACTCATAGCGTATGAATTGGCAAATAGGCCCTCTAAGTTTCCTGATGGAAAATCAACGGGTTACCATAGTGGACCTTGGGTGGCGGCCAAATATGTACATTCCGATCCCAGTAAACAAGTCATAGGCTGGGGCCGTGCAAATGACAATATGTGTGCTGAAGATGCAGCAGTAACTGATTTAAGGAATAAATTAGCCGATGTTATTGAATTACATCAAGGTAATGTTGTGATTTCACATGCCTATTTGAGGAAGTATACAAAAAAAGGTCGCTTTGTGAATAAGATGAGCCCTTGTATTCACTGTCGTGATAATTATGGCCGCGCGCTAAATGACGCAACAGAAGGTGTGAGTGATTTAACTAAAAATGGTCGTGGGTATTTACCTCCTATCGATAAATAA
- a CDS encoding EcsC family protein, with protein MNISESHKKELLVAKSLLENPGLAVKMTNLIGTPIEKGLALLPDNWNKNIAKVTEKSLIKASEAAIFTMKDIPGEESSNLWHKLGVAVSGGVGGFFGLAAIAVELPISTSIMLRSIADIARSEGELITTLETKMACLEVFALGGESDLDDGSESGYFAVRAALAKSVSEATEFMVKKGMTDEAAPILVKLITKIAEKFGIQVTQKAAAQAVPAVGAAGGAIINTLFIDHFQDMARGHFMVRKLERIYGYDTVRDAYNSLPKKGNK; from the coding sequence TTGAATATTTCAGAATCACATAAAAAAGAGCTTTTAGTTGCCAAATCACTATTAGAAAACCCTGGACTCGCGGTAAAAATGACTAATCTTATAGGGACTCCTATTGAAAAAGGCTTAGCGTTACTACCTGATAACTGGAATAAAAATATCGCGAAAGTGACCGAGAAATCGCTAATTAAAGCGTCAGAAGCGGCGATATTTACTATGAAAGATATTCCAGGAGAAGAGTCGTCTAATCTTTGGCACAAATTAGGCGTCGCGGTGAGTGGTGGTGTCGGTGGTTTCTTTGGCTTGGCTGCAATAGCGGTTGAACTTCCTATTTCAACATCAATTATGCTGCGCTCGATCGCTGATATTGCTCGTAGTGAAGGCGAATTGATTACCACACTGGAAACCAAAATGGCTTGTTTAGAGGTGTTTGCTTTAGGAGGCGAAAGTGATTTAGATGATGGTAGTGAATCTGGATATTTTGCAGTAAGAGCAGCATTGGCAAAATCAGTCTCAGAAGCGACTGAATTTATGGTAAAAAAAGGTATGACAGATGAAGCCGCACCTATTTTAGTTAAGTTAATTACTAAAATTGCAGAAAAATTTGGTATTCAAGTGACCCAAAAAGCCGCTGCACAAGCCGTACCGGCTGTCGGTGCCGCGGGTGGTGCAATCATTAATACTTTATTTATTGATCACTTCCAAGACATGGCGAGAGGGCATTTTATGGTACGAAAATTAGAGCGTATTTATGGATATGATACCGTAAGGGACGCTTACAATTCGTTACCTAAAAAAGGTAATAAATAA
- a CDS encoding formate/nitrite transporter family protein: MTQNGPDQADKTKPSNNGNEQSSNKVEMREARENEPTPTEIALTGSERDAVIEHGSLSSLTVYSIILREGLEELERPLMSLWWSGIAAGIGISSSVLAEGIIRSNIGSEHPYLSIIESLGYTFGFVLVILARLQLFTENTITVVLPLLANTTQRRLVCTARLWAIVLGANFVGTFLTAAIFVHGGILTEEILSAILQISRHVAELTPSETLMRGIPAGFFIASLVWMLPSAKGSEVLVIIMFTWLIAAGEFTHVIAGSNEIFSLVLNGEMNFITALSHHIGPMLIGNIIGGTGLFAMLAYGQIKQEM, from the coding sequence ATGACACAAAATGGACCTGACCAGGCCGACAAAACCAAGCCGTCCAACAATGGTAATGAACAGTCTAGCAATAAGGTTGAAATGCGTGAGGCGCGGGAGAATGAGCCAACGCCAACAGAGATAGCGCTGACAGGTTCGGAACGTGATGCGGTAATCGAGCACGGTAGTCTGTCATCACTTACTGTTTATTCAATTATTCTGCGTGAAGGCCTGGAAGAATTGGAACGACCGCTGATGTCTTTGTGGTGGTCTGGGATTGCTGCTGGTATCGGTATTTCATCGTCGGTTTTGGCTGAAGGTATCATTCGCAGCAATATAGGCTCCGAACACCCGTATTTGTCGATTATTGAAAGCCTTGGTTACACTTTCGGTTTCGTGCTGGTCATTCTAGCAAGACTGCAACTTTTTACTGAAAATACCATAACCGTCGTGCTGCCACTGTTAGCTAATACCACCCAACGTCGTCTTGTTTGTACCGCCCGCCTGTGGGCCATAGTGCTAGGTGCTAATTTTGTTGGTACATTTCTCACGGCGGCTATTTTCGTTCACGGTGGCATACTGACAGAAGAGATCCTGAGCGCTATTTTGCAGATATCACGGCATGTTGCAGAGTTAACGCCTTCAGAGACATTAATGCGTGGCATACCAGCCGGATTTTTTATTGCTTCTTTGGTGTGGATGTTGCCCTCGGCAAAAGGCTCTGAGGTACTCGTTATCATTATGTTTACATGGCTAATCGCAGCGGGAGAGTTTACCCATGTTATTGCTGGCTCCAATGAGATATTTAGCCTTGTGCTCAATGGGGAAATGAATTTTATCACTGCGCTGTCACACCATATTGGACCAATGTTAATAGGGAATATTATTGGCGGCACAGGATTGTTTGCGATGTTAGCCTACGGTCAAATTAAGCAAGAAATGTAG
- a CDS encoding alpha/beta fold hydrolase, protein MVTQAYAANSVKYNKELDGFDYPFDVKTFNFNSQDKDLKMRYMDVGDKRAEKVIVLLHGKNFSGYYWDRVANDLLKRNYRVIIPDQIGFGKSSKPEAYQYSFGQLALNTKLLLDSLDIKKFDLVGHSMGGMLATTFTANYTNAVNKLILINPIGLEDYGKYVQFKDVNFFYKNELAKTLDKARNYQKKNYYDGKWSSEYEKLLVPLKGMLAGDDWKIVAWNNALTYGPIFSENIVDRFSQINNETVLIIGTRDKTGPGRGWLKEGVTRQLGEYQKLGVNAHNLIKGSVLIELPGLGHMPQFEDYDAFIKAFHQALDK, encoded by the coding sequence GTGGTAACACAGGCATATGCGGCAAATTCTGTTAAGTATAATAAAGAGTTGGATGGGTTTGATTATCCATTTGATGTTAAGACATTTAATTTTAATTCTCAAGATAAAGATTTAAAAATGCGCTACATGGATGTGGGCGATAAACGCGCAGAAAAAGTCATCGTGTTATTACATGGCAAAAATTTTTCAGGCTACTATTGGGACCGCGTGGCAAACGACCTGCTAAAAAGAAACTACCGAGTCATTATTCCAGATCAAATCGGCTTTGGTAAATCTTCAAAACCTGAGGCTTATCAGTATAGTTTCGGCCAATTAGCCTTAAATACCAAGTTATTATTGGACAGTTTAGATATCAAAAAATTTGATCTTGTTGGTCACTCAATGGGTGGCATGTTAGCGACTACATTTACGGCTAACTATACTAATGCCGTGAATAAATTGATTCTGATTAACCCTATTGGTTTAGAAGATTACGGCAAATATGTGCAGTTTAAAGATGTTAACTTTTTTTATAAAAATGAGCTCGCTAAAACACTCGACAAAGCGAGAAACTATCAGAAGAAAAATTATTATGATGGCAAGTGGTCAAGCGAATACGAGAAACTTTTAGTGCCTTTGAAAGGCATGCTTGCTGGTGATGATTGGAAGATCGTAGCTTGGAATAATGCATTAACTTATGGTCCGATTTTCTCAGAAAACATTGTCGATAGGTTTTCACAAATTAACAATGAAACTGTGCTGATTATAGGCACCAGAGATAAAACCGGCCCAGGTAGAGGATGGTTAAAAGAAGGTGTAACCAGACAATTAGGCGAATATCAAAAACTCGGCGTTAATGCTCATAATTTGATTAAAGGCTCAGTGCTTATTGAGTTGCCAGGATTAGGTCACATGCCGCAATTTGAAGACTATGATGCTTTTATAAAAGCATTCCATCAGGCGCTTGATAAATAA
- a CDS encoding formate dehydrogenase, with product MSKQQPDLNRRSLLKAITLGGTASVAIAVTGIKVAQATEKSASTSHTNGYQETAHINSYYDSLRG from the coding sequence ATGAGTAAGCAACAACCTGATTTAAATCGTAGATCTTTGCTGAAAGCTATCACTCTTGGTGGTACAGCAAGTGTCGCGATTGCCGTGACAGGCATTAAGGTTGCCCAAGCAACTGAAAAAAGTGCTAGCACTTCGCACACTAATGGCTATCAAGAAACGGCCCACATCAACAGTTATTACGATAGCTTACGCGGCTAG
- a CDS encoding formate dehydrogenase subunit alpha, which yields MKLTRKSITAPTNEASSKLGINRRQFIKQMGIATGGIAAASMMGTGMIRRAEAKDVPYDAPTEIKRTICSACAVGCGLYAEVQNGVWTGQEPAFDHPFNAGGHCAKGAALREHGHGEKRVKYPMKLVGGKWKKISWEQAFNEVGDKMLDIRKESGPDSIYFMGSAKFSNEGCYMYRKFAAMWGTNNIDHCARICHSTTVAGVANTWGYGAQTNSFNDIQNANAIFFIGSNPAEAHPVAMQHILIAKEKNNAKIIVVDPRFTRTAAHADLHCGLRPGTDIPFIYGMLWHIFENGWEDKTFIQERVFEMESIRAEAKKFPPKEVASITGCSEEEVYQAAKLMADNRPGTVIWCMGGTQHHVGNANTRAYCILQLALGNMGVSGGGTNIFRGHDNVQGATDLGLLFDNLPGYYGLTSGAWAHWTNVWSLDLDWVKSRFDQNEYLGSLPINTPGIPCSRWHDGVLESAENLTQKDNIRMGFFWGQSVNTETRQNDVRDALDKMDTVVVVDPFPTMAAVMHRRTDGVYLLPATTQYETEGSVSNSGRSQQWREKVIEPLFESKTDLEIMYRLSQKLGFDKEYTKRIAKDANDMLVIEDVTREINRGMWTIGMTGQSPERIKLHTQNWGLFSNKTLEAPGGEVKGETYGLPWPCWGTPEQKHPGTQILYDTSKHVSKGGGNFRARFGVEYQGENLLADGSFSKGAEIEDGYPEFTADMLKQLGWWDDLTAEEKQHAEGNNWKTDISGGIQRVAVKHGCTPYGNAKARCIVWNFPDQVPIHREPLYTPRRDLVSKYPTYDDMRVYRLPTLYKTIQQHDSSVKYPLILTSGRLVEYEGGGEESRSNPWLAELQQEMFVEMNPADAADRGLRDGDSIWLEGAEGGRIKIKAMVTPRVKPGVTWMPYHFAGVMHGESLAANYPEGTVPFVIGESANTAMTYGYDPVTQMQETKASLCQIEKA from the coding sequence ATGAAATTAACTCGCAAGTCAATCACGGCTCCTACCAATGAAGCTTCAAGTAAGCTTGGTATTAATCGTCGTCAATTTATAAAACAAATGGGTATTGCTACCGGTGGTATTGCGGCTGCATCAATGATGGGCACAGGCATGATCCGTCGTGCTGAAGCGAAAGATGTACCCTACGATGCACCAACAGAAATCAAGCGCACTATATGTAGTGCTTGTGCGGTAGGGTGTGGTTTATACGCTGAAGTACAAAATGGCGTGTGGACAGGCCAAGAACCTGCATTCGACCATCCATTCAATGCTGGCGGACATTGTGCCAAAGGTGCTGCATTACGCGAACATGGCCATGGCGAAAAACGCGTTAAATACCCAATGAAATTGGTTGGCGGCAAGTGGAAAAAAATATCTTGGGAGCAAGCTTTTAACGAAGTGGGTGACAAGATGTTGGATATTCGTAAAGAGTCTGGTCCTGATTCAATTTACTTTATGGGTAGTGCTAAGTTTTCGAACGAAGGCTGCTATATGTATCGCAAATTTGCAGCAATGTGGGGTACGAACAATATCGACCACTGTGCGCGTATTTGTCACTCTACCACGGTAGCCGGTGTTGCTAACACTTGGGGCTACGGTGCGCAAACCAACTCTTTCAATGATATTCAAAACGCCAATGCAATCTTTTTTATCGGTTCTAATCCTGCCGAGGCGCATCCAGTTGCAATGCAACATATCTTGATCGCGAAAGAGAAAAACAACGCTAAAATAATTGTTGTAGATCCACGCTTTACTCGTACTGCTGCACATGCAGACTTACATTGTGGCCTACGTCCTGGTACTGACATCCCGTTTATTTACGGTATGTTATGGCACATCTTTGAAAACGGTTGGGAAGATAAAACCTTTATCCAAGAACGTGTTTTCGAAATGGAATCTATTCGTGCAGAAGCCAAGAAGTTCCCACCAAAAGAAGTAGCCAGTATCACAGGTTGTAGCGAAGAAGAGGTTTACCAAGCTGCGAAACTGATGGCCGATAACCGTCCAGGTACTGTTATTTGGTGTATGGGTGGTACTCAGCATCACGTCGGTAATGCTAACACTCGCGCTTATTGTATTTTACAACTTGCACTTGGCAACATGGGTGTATCAGGTGGTGGTACTAACATTTTCCGTGGTCACGATAATGTGCAGGGTGCGACTGACTTAGGTTTATTATTCGATAATTTACCAGGTTATTACGGGTTAACTTCTGGAGCATGGGCACATTGGACCAATGTTTGGAGCCTAGATTTAGATTGGGTTAAATCACGCTTTGATCAAAACGAATATTTAGGCAGTTTGCCAATCAACACTCCGGGTATTCCATGTTCTCGCTGGCATGATGGTGTGTTAGAAAGCGCTGAGAATTTAACTCAAAAAGACAATATTCGTATGGGTTTCTTCTGGGGACAGTCAGTTAACACCGAAACCCGCCAGAATGATGTTCGTGATGCACTAGACAAGATGGACACTGTGGTTGTAGTTGATCCATTCCCAACCATGGCAGCCGTTATGCACCGTCGTACAGATGGCGTGTACTTGTTACCTGCAACGACTCAATACGAAACAGAGGGTTCAGTCTCTAACTCTGGTCGTAGCCAACAATGGCGTGAAAAAGTGATCGAGCCATTATTTGAATCGAAAACTGACCTTGAAATTATGTACCGCTTATCGCAAAAGCTTGGCTTTGATAAAGAGTACACCAAGCGTATCGCTAAAGATGCCAATGACATGCTAGTGATAGAAGACGTGACTCGCGAAATTAACCGCGGTATGTGGACTATTGGTATGACAGGCCAAAGCCCTGAGCGTATTAAACTGCACACCCAAAACTGGGGATTATTCAGCAATAAAACGTTGGAAGCTCCTGGTGGCGAAGTTAAAGGTGAAACTTATGGTTTGCCTTGGCCATGTTGGGGTACGCCAGAACAGAAACACCCAGGTACACAAATTCTGTATGACACAAGTAAACATGTGTCAAAGGGTGGTGGTAACTTCCGTGCCCGTTTCGGCGTTGAATACCAAGGCGAGAATCTGTTAGCAGACGGCAGCTTTTCTAAAGGTGCTGAAATTGAAGATGGTTATCCAGAGTTCACTGCAGACATGCTTAAGCAGCTTGGCTGGTGGGATGATTTAACGGCCGAAGAGAAACAACACGCTGAAGGTAATAACTGGAAAACCGATATTTCTGGCGGTATACAGCGTGTCGCTGTTAAACATGGTTGTACTCCTTACGGTAATGCTAAAGCACGTTGTATCGTGTGGAATTTCCCTGATCAGGTGCCTATTCACCGCGAACCACTGTATACACCACGTCGTGACTTAGTGAGTAAATATCCAACTTACGATGATATGCGAGTTTATCGTTTACCAACTTTATATAAAACAATTCAACAGCATGATAGTTCAGTTAAATATCCATTAATACTGACATCTGGTCGTTTGGTTGAATATGAAGGTGGTGGTGAAGAGTCGCGTTCTAACCCTTGGCTTGCAGAACTACAGCAAGAAATGTTTGTTGAAATGAACCCTGCAGATGCTGCTGATCGCGGTTTGCGTGATGGTGACTCAATATGGTTAGAAGGTGCTGAAGGCGGACGCATTAAGATTAAGGCGATGGTAACTCCACGCGTTAAGCCTGGTGTGACTTGGATGCCATATCACTTTGCTGGCGTAATGCACGGCGAAAGTTTAGCGGCTAATTACCCTGAAGGCACAGTGCCTTTCGTTATCGGTGAATCAGCGAACACTGCAATGACTTATGGTTATGACCCTGTGACTCAAATGCAGGAAACCAAGGCGTCGCTTTGTCAGATTGAAAAAGCGTAA